In one window of Leptospira neocaledonica DNA:
- a CDS encoding GerMN domain-containing protein — protein MPESDKLKSLLYILTGTLFVLVLLDKSIGNKNTSSPGQESPSFFSRFNTIGKTNPLSPSSSENKGKQTHEQVMDQAEDEILTELMQNGEGSSEEVSSDSNDPEEMFIPIVEMPKPEMASGPSPKVRLDHSPGEIKLYFLKFYGRGNKVHSRLVQLKRKFDQGDKILFIMKELTKGPSPDEKTQGVLNALPNKMEYSKEYSVENGILKLYLGPDFEAGAGPELLKDRVDQICYSILENSELRGIRLFINGKQVRSLGGVGLPIPEVLTKNPRKIATL, from the coding sequence GTGCCCGAATCGGATAAACTTAAATCGCTTCTTTATATTCTGACAGGGACACTATTCGTTCTAGTTTTATTGGATAAATCCATAGGGAATAAGAATACTTCTTCCCCCGGACAAGAATCCCCTTCTTTCTTTTCCAGATTTAATACCATCGGAAAAACAAATCCATTATCTCCTTCCTCCTCCGAGAACAAAGGGAAACAAACCCATGAACAGGTAATGGACCAAGCAGAAGACGAAATTTTAACAGAGTTAATGCAAAATGGAGAAGGTTCTTCGGAAGAAGTTTCCTCCGATTCAAACGATCCGGAAGAAATGTTTATCCCAATCGTGGAAATGCCTAAACCGGAAATGGCCTCCGGCCCTTCTCCCAAAGTACGCCTGGATCATTCTCCAGGAGAGATCAAACTTTACTTTCTGAAATTTTATGGAAGAGGAAACAAAGTCCATTCCAGATTAGTTCAGCTGAAAAGAAAATTCGATCAAGGGGATAAAATCCTGTTCATCATGAAGGAACTCACCAAGGGACCTTCTCCCGATGAAAAGACCCAAGGTGTTTTGAACGCACTTCCAAACAAAATGGAATACTCTAAAGAATACTCTGTGGAGAACGGAATACTAAAATTGTATTTGGGTCCTGACTTTGAAGCAGGTGCTGGTCCTGAACTTCTAAAAGATAGAGTAGATCAGATCTGTTATAGCATTTTAGAAAACTCGGAATTGAGAGGGATCAGGCTGTTTATCAACGGAAAACAAGTTCGCTCTTTGGGTGGTGTGGGACTTCCTATCCCGGAAGTTCTGACTAAGAATCCAAGAAAGATCGCCACTCTTTAA